In Phormidium yuhuli AB48, one genomic interval encodes:
- a CDS encoding helix-turn-helix domain-containing protein, translating into MLTWLETCRRVYNYAVRERKDWHNSRKCRVNTCSLQQRVHHLSRHSLSQLLRQKKGAH; encoded by the coding sequence ATGCTGACTTGGCTGGAGACTTGCCGCAGGGTCTACAACTATGCAGTCCGGGAGCGCAAAGACTGGCACAACAGCCGAAAGTGCCGGGTCAATACTTGCAGTCTACAGCAAAGAGTACATCATCTCAGTAGACACTCCCTATCCCAATTACTACGGCAGAAAAAAGGCGCTCACTGA
- a CDS encoding aromatic ring-hydroxylating dioxygenase subunit alpha codes for MLQQDWHPVAETIEPGTVRSVKLLEREFVIWRCGDRILAWDDRCPHRGVRLSGGTVEDGGLRCPYHGLVFNREGRCVEVPAVSGWNPSPQLALSSYLAELRYGLVWLSLNPDADPKTIPSFPEWNDLNYRKFLCGAYRFRSSPLRVMENFLDVSHFPFVHDGLLGDRLHTEVPEYQVDWNEQGLFIKDVQIWQPNPDGTGEGAKVTYNYHAPTPLSAWFEKLSSNRRLSIFFTICPLEPELAMGWMWIAMNYGSDIPQAELHSFQDRVVRQDIPIVESQQPKRLPLTLSQEGHLPSDRASIAYRQWLQRRGVEFGAIAS; via the coding sequence ATGCTCCAGCAAGATTGGCATCCCGTCGCCGAGACTATTGAACCCGGCACTGTTCGTTCCGTGAAACTCCTCGAACGGGAGTTCGTCATTTGGCGGTGCGGCGATCGCATTCTCGCTTGGGATGATCGCTGTCCTCATCGTGGCGTTCGCCTCTCCGGGGGAACGGTAGAAGACGGAGGACTTCGTTGTCCGTATCATGGACTGGTCTTTAATCGGGAAGGACGCTGCGTTGAGGTTCCGGCGGTCTCAGGATGGAACCCCTCCCCCCAACTGGCCCTGTCTAGTTATCTGGCTGAACTTCGCTATGGGTTGGTTTGGTTATCCCTCAACCCGGATGCTGACCCTAAAACCATCCCCAGTTTCCCCGAATGGAATGATCTGAACTACCGTAAATTCCTCTGTGGGGCCTATCGCTTTCGCTCCAGTCCCCTGCGGGTGATGGAAAACTTCCTCGATGTCTCCCATTTCCCCTTTGTCCATGATGGCCTCCTAGGCGATCGCCTGCATACCGAAGTCCCCGAGTATCAGGTGGACTGGAATGAGCAAGGATTATTCATTAAAGATGTGCAAATCTGGCAACCTAACCCCGACGGAACCGGGGAAGGCGCCAAGGTGACCTACAACTATCATGCCCCCACTCCCCTCAGTGCCTGGTTTGAGAAACTTTCCAGTAATCGCCGCCTCAGCATCTTCTTCACCATCTGTCCCCTAGAACCTGAACTGGCCATGGGTTGGATGTGGATTGCCATGAACTACGGCTCAGACATTCCCCAAGCTGAACTTCATAGCTTTCAAGACCGTGTGGTTCGCCAAGATATTCCGATCGTTGAGTCCCAACAACCCAAACGACTCCCCCTCACGCTCTCCCAAGAGGGACATCTCCCGAGCGATCGCGCCTCCATCGCCTACCGTCAGTGGTTGCAACGGCGAGGAGTTGAGTTTGGGGCGATCGCCTCCTAA
- a CDS encoding chlorophyll a/b-binding protein yields the protein MENQDSKLGFTQFAETWNGRLAMLGFVIGIATEVLTGQGILSQIGLM from the coding sequence ATGGAAAACCAAGACAGCAAACTCGGCTTTACCCAATTCGCAGAAACCTGGAACGGTCGTTTAGCAATGCTCGGCTTTGTTATCGGCATTGCCACCGAAGTTCTGACCGGACAAGGGATTCTCTCTCAAATTGGCTTAATGTAA
- a CDS encoding chlorophyll a/b-binding protein yields the protein MENQDSKLGFTQFAETWNGRLAMLGFVIGIATEVLTGQGILSQIGLM from the coding sequence ATGGAAAATCAAGACAGCAAACTCGGCTTTACCCAATTCGCAGAAACCTGGAACGGTCGCCTTGCGATGCTCGGCTTCGTCATCGGCATCGCTACCGAAGTTCTGACCGGACAAGGGATTCTCTCTCAAATTGGCTTGATGTAA
- a CDS encoding SPFH domain-containing protein codes for MEALWTFIVVVILGGSVANSSVKIVNQGNEVLVETLGKYSGKKLEPGLNFIIPFLDKVVFKETVREKVLDIPAQPCITSDNVAISVDAVVYWRIMDLEKAYYKVEDLKTAMQNLVLTQIRSEMGKLELDQTFTARSEINEYLLQELDIATDPWGVKVTRVELRDIIPSKAVQDSMELQMSAERRKRAAVLTSEGERESAVNSARGRAEAQVLEAEASQRAAILQAEAEKQAILLKAEAQRQEQVLKAQATAEAMQILAKTLKVHPKMAESLQFLLAQQYLEMGSEIGTSDSSKVMFMDPRSIPATLEGMKSILSQEELEAVSSQEFSLDG; via the coding sequence ATGGAAGCGTTATGGACATTTATTGTCGTTGTGATTTTGGGGGGGTCTGTTGCCAACAGCTCCGTTAAAATCGTTAATCAGGGAAATGAGGTTTTGGTGGAAACCCTGGGTAAATACAGCGGCAAGAAACTGGAGCCAGGCTTAAACTTTATTATCCCGTTTTTAGACAAGGTGGTCTTCAAAGAGACGGTTCGCGAGAAAGTTCTGGACATCCCCGCACAGCCTTGTATCACCTCGGATAATGTGGCAATTTCTGTGGATGCGGTGGTCTATTGGCGAATTATGGATTTGGAGAAGGCCTATTACAAGGTCGAGGACTTAAAAACGGCGATGCAGAATCTGGTTTTAACTCAGATTCGCTCAGAAATGGGGAAATTGGAGTTAGACCAAACCTTTACGGCTCGTTCCGAGATTAATGAATATCTGCTGCAAGAGTTGGACATTGCTACAGATCCCTGGGGGGTGAAGGTGACTCGGGTGGAACTGCGGGATATTATCCCCTCGAAGGCGGTTCAGGATTCGATGGAGTTACAGATGTCGGCAGAACGGCGTAAACGAGCGGCAGTGTTGACGTCGGAGGGAGAACGGGAGTCGGCGGTAAACTCTGCACGAGGACGAGCGGAAGCCCAAGTTTTGGAAGCGGAAGCGAGTCAACGAGCCGCAATTTTACAGGCGGAGGCGGAAAAACAAGCAATTTTGCTAAAAGCTGAGGCGCAACGTCAGGAACAGGTGTTGAAGGCCCAGGCGACAGCGGAGGCGATGCAAATTCTGGCCAAGACCTTAAAGGTTCACCCGAAAATGGCCGAGTCACTTCAGTTTTTGTTGGCGCAACAGTATCTGGAGATGGGGTCTGAAATTGGCACCAGTGATAGTAGTAAGGTGATGTTTATGGACCCGCGCAGTATTCCGGCAACTCTGGAGGGAATGAAGTCAATTTTAAGTCAGGAAGAGTTAGAGGCGGTGTCTTCTCAGGAGTTTAGTTTAGATGGTTAA
- a CDS encoding NfeD family protein translates to MDFPTSMESFTLLWLGLGILFCLMELFLPTAFVELSMGLAAFVVALLSLVIPQPSIQIFLWMVLALGFLFTLKQFVPKKSSYVLAEATEAETLTAIEPGKLGRVLFEGNSWQARCEGDFSIPAHSKALVVGRQGNTLLVLPEDFEE, encoded by the coding sequence ATGGATTTCCCGACATCTATGGAGAGCTTCACCCTACTCTGGCTAGGACTGGGTATCTTGTTTTGTCTGATGGAGTTGTTTCTACCAACGGCGTTTGTGGAACTTTCCATGGGGCTAGCAGCCTTTGTTGTGGCCTTACTTTCTTTGGTTATTCCACAACCGTCCATTCAAATTTTCCTCTGGATGGTCCTGGCCTTGGGGTTCCTGTTTACGCTCAAACAGTTCGTGCCTAAGAAAAGTTCCTATGTTCTAGCTGAGGCAACGGAAGCTGAGACGTTGACGGCGATCGAACCCGGAAAACTGGGGCGCGTCTTGTTTGAAGGCAATTCTTGGCAAGCTCGCTGTGAGGGAGATTTTTCGATTCCGGCACATTCTAAAGCCTTAGTGGTAGGCCGTCAGGGGAATACATTATTGGTCTTACCAGAAGACTTTGAGGAATGA
- a CDS encoding PP2C family protein-serine/threonine phosphatase, producing the protein MLFRDFANRIDPPETKLPHYLWAVGNLAAQIPAGETLGDRYEVIQPQIWCDRHPDRAPELPEEISLNHLPYLRLVRQQLHVPQIYSVYSPENHSGDPILLLDNAPITPEGQLYPSLRETWTGAPAVRQVYWLWQSLQLWSILDEQGVAASLLNPENIRVQGWRIWLLQLHSGNTGHQLTDLGYHWSNWLSGSSAIVAQPMMHLCQRMRDGEPLPSIEASLNQLLLELAAERPLLLEIYGASDPGPLRSHNEDACYPTASDLNHSDGYIRDLAILCDGVGGHDGGEVASQTAVRTLTLQLRELSKSIQLEPNPLPPNLISEQLAALVRVANNTIAYQNDSQEREARQRMGTTLVLAWQLGQSLRNTSGVVRPNSHELYLVNVGDSRAYWLTAHYCQQLTVDDDVAHREVEFGRSFRPEASQRVDAGALTQALGTRDSEFLQPSIQRFVIEEDGILLLCSDGLSDDDWVEKSWQQVAPAVLGGDCPLGDAVQAWIQLANEQNGHDNTSVVMMLCRVSPPPRKPVDHFETTPDFSQPPPESELSEASKALLYDPATDVPGSVGRRRRRTPAWQTWLGVILMIILGVGVFILAYQQMRSQDDSGPSFPEAPASGN; encoded by the coding sequence GTGCTCTTCCGCGACTTTGCTAACCGTATTGACCCTCCTGAAACCAAGCTCCCTCACTATCTTTGGGCGGTTGGGAACTTGGCGGCTCAGATTCCAGCAGGGGAAACCTTGGGCGATCGCTATGAGGTGATTCAGCCACAAATCTGGTGCGATCGCCACCCCGATCGTGCCCCGGAGCTACCCGAAGAGATTAGCCTCAACCATCTCCCCTACCTGCGGCTGGTGCGTCAGCAGCTCCACGTACCACAGATTTATAGCGTTTACAGCCCAGAGAACCACTCCGGCGACCCGATTCTACTTTTAGACAACGCCCCCATCACCCCAGAGGGTCAACTCTATCCCAGCTTGCGAGAAACCTGGACCGGCGCCCCAGCCGTCCGTCAAGTCTATTGGCTGTGGCAGAGTCTGCAACTGTGGTCCATCCTGGATGAGCAAGGGGTCGCCGCCAGCCTCCTCAATCCAGAAAATATACGAGTTCAAGGCTGGCGCATCTGGTTGCTGCAACTCCACAGTGGCAACACCGGCCACCAGCTCACCGACTTAGGCTATCACTGGAGCAATTGGCTCAGTGGCTCCTCCGCCATTGTCGCCCAACCGATGATGCACCTGTGCCAGCGGATGCGGGACGGAGAACCCTTGCCCAGCATTGAAGCAAGTCTTAATCAACTACTCCTGGAACTGGCCGCCGAACGCCCCCTACTTCTAGAGATTTATGGTGCCAGCGATCCCGGTCCTTTGCGATCGCACAACGAAGACGCCTGTTACCCCACCGCCAGCGACCTCAACCATTCTGATGGCTACATTCGAGACCTAGCCATCCTCTGTGACGGCGTGGGGGGTCATGACGGCGGCGAAGTCGCCAGTCAAACCGCAGTACGGACCCTAACCCTGCAACTGCGGGAACTCAGCAAATCCATCCAACTCGAACCCAACCCTCTCCCCCCAAACCTCATCTCAGAACAACTGGCCGCCCTCGTTCGCGTCGCCAACAACACCATCGCCTATCAAAACGATAGCCAAGAGCGAGAAGCCCGCCAACGCATGGGAACCACCCTCGTCCTTGCCTGGCAACTCGGGCAGAGTCTGCGCAATACCTCAGGGGTGGTGCGCCCCAACAGCCATGAACTCTATCTGGTGAATGTCGGCGATAGTCGCGCCTACTGGCTCACCGCCCACTACTGCCAACAACTCACCGTTGATGATGATGTTGCCCATCGTGAAGTCGAATTTGGCCGCAGCTTCAGGCCCGAAGCCTCACAACGAGTCGATGCAGGCGCGCTCACCCAGGCCCTGGGAACCCGCGACAGTGAATTTCTCCAGCCCTCAATTCAGCGGTTTGTCATCGAAGAAGATGGCATTTTACTCCTGTGTTCCGACGGACTCAGTGATGACGATTGGGTGGAGAAGTCTTGGCAACAGGTCGCCCCGGCCGTCTTAGGAGGAGACTGTCCCCTCGGGGATGCCGTACAAGCCTGGATTCAACTGGCTAACGAGCAGAACGGTCATGACAACACCTCGGTAGTCATGATGCTCTGTCGTGTCTCTCCCCCACCCCGCAAACCCGTTGACCATTTTGAAACCACCCCAGATTTCAGCCAGCCCCCGCCAGAGTCAGAGTTATCTGAAGCCTCCAAAGCCCTGTTATACGACCCAGCCACCGATGTGCCGGGTTCCGTGGGCCGCCGGCGTCGTCGCACTCCAGCCTGGCAAACTTGGTTAGGTGTGATATTGATGATTATTTTAGGAGTGGGTGTCTTTATACTGGCTTACCAACAAATGCGATCTCAAGATGACTCTGGCCCCTCTTTCCCGGAAGCCCCAGCCTCGGGGAATTAG
- a CDS encoding calcium-binding protein: MDVQLNFSDLADFAAIGTQYASQGLIFSENAIALRSRNEGGRGNFSQPGNPTLMTYTGDEAIQVGILETLPAIVSAQLTLRYTSPHLDHSIQVLDANGVVIERFTLPKTPLNLAVGGEFDSFQTVTFEFNGDGRSLLIGSFANQLGIDDFNLNLTFAEPEPEPEPEPEPEPEPEPEPEPEPEPEPEPEPEPEPEPEPEPEPEPEPEPEPEPEPEPELENPIAENDTLTSDSIVGTPNDDTLIYGDVDRILVNPEDLLENDSDPQGEILTLLGVAKAVNGAVFLDEEEIIFVPDEGFLAAPGQFQYTIINESGGTATATAIVFNTPPQVLDGRGGNNTLILNEPVVVDLGQTADQTLGDTLTVLNFNNVFGSLGNNTLIGNEQANLLVGNDGDDVIIGVAGDNTLIGGNGVNTIQGGKGDDLIIGNPGDFVSGGNGIDTFLIDRDEDITVFMPDDVEVLITGKGDNFITGSLGRDSLISTGGQNTIKGGGDTGNFFSGGPGADLMIGGAGPDTFVFDNPEDGEDTLVDFDVNDLILISADGFGGNLTPGVISPEQFVIADSGSTEDHRFILQPESDGGILFYDPDGDGPQPQIPLAFLENINVSSFFNESNIIIF; this comes from the coding sequence ATGGATGTTCAACTTAACTTTTCAGACCTTGCGGATTTTGCTGCAATCGGGACTCAGTATGCTAGTCAAGGGTTGATATTCTCGGAGAATGCGATCGCCCTACGAAGTCGCAATGAAGGGGGACGGGGAAACTTCTCTCAGCCCGGTAACCCAACTCTGATGACCTATACGGGAGATGAAGCTATTCAAGTCGGGATTTTGGAGACCCTGCCGGCGATCGTCTCGGCACAACTGACCCTACGCTACACCTCACCCCATCTCGACCATAGCATCCAAGTGCTGGATGCTAATGGAGTGGTGATTGAACGTTTCACGCTGCCGAAAACGCCCCTTAACCTGGCTGTTGGGGGAGAGTTTGATAGTTTCCAAACTGTGACCTTTGAGTTTAATGGGGATGGGCGATCGCTGTTAATTGGTAGTTTTGCCAATCAGTTAGGAATTGATGATTTCAACTTAAACTTAACCTTTGCTGAACCCGAGCCGGAGCCAGAACCCGAACCCGAACCGGAACCTGAGCCCGAACCGGAACCGGAACCGGAACCGGAACCGGAACCGGAACCCGAGCCGGAGCCCGAACCCGAGCCGGAACCCGAGCCGGAGCCCGAACCTGAGCCGGAACCCGAACCTGAGCCCGAACCTGAGCCGGAATTGGAAAACCCCATCGCCGAGAACGACACCCTCACCTCGGACAGTATTGTTGGAACCCCCAATGATGACACCTTGATTTATGGTGACGTTGATCGAATTTTAGTTAACCCTGAAGATTTGTTGGAAAATGACAGCGACCCCCAGGGCGAGATATTAACCCTATTGGGAGTCGCCAAAGCTGTTAATGGTGCTGTCTTTCTGGATGAGGAGGAAATTATTTTTGTGCCGGATGAGGGCTTTTTGGCAGCGCCGGGACAGTTTCAGTACACCATCATCAATGAAAGTGGAGGAACAGCAACAGCAACCGCAATCGTTTTCAATACCCCGCCTCAAGTGCTTGATGGCCGGGGAGGCAACAACACCTTAATTCTCAACGAGCCGGTTGTCGTTGACTTGGGTCAAACGGCTGACCAAACCCTAGGGGATACTCTAACCGTACTCAACTTCAATAATGTCTTCGGCTCTCTAGGGAATAACACCCTGATTGGTAATGAGCAAGCCAACCTGCTAGTTGGCAATGATGGGGATGATGTCATCATCGGTGTTGCCGGTGATAACACCTTGATTGGAGGGAATGGCGTCAATACCATTCAGGGTGGAAAGGGTGATGATCTAATTATCGGTAATCCTGGAGATTTTGTCAGTGGCGGCAATGGTATTGATACATTCCTGATTGACCGTGATGAGGATATCACGGTCTTTATGCCTGATGATGTGGAAGTTTTAATTACAGGCAAAGGAGACAATTTCATAACAGGAAGTCTAGGACGGGACTCCCTGATTTCAACTGGGGGGCAAAACACGATCAAGGGAGGGGGAGATACGGGGAACTTCTTCTCTGGTGGTCCTGGAGCCGATCTCATGATTGGCGGAGCAGGCCCAGATACCTTTGTTTTCGATAATCCAGAGGATGGCGAAGATACACTGGTGGACTTCGACGTTAATGATTTGATTTTGATTTCTGCCGATGGATTTGGGGGGAACTTGACCCCTGGGGTAATATCACCTGAGCAATTTGTCATTGCTGATAGTGGCTCAACTGAAGATCATCGCTTTATCTTACAACCTGAGTCTGATGGAGGGATTCTCTTCTATGACCCCGATGGTGATGGTCCGCAACCTCAAATTCCTTTAGCGTTTTTGGAAAATATAAATGTCTCTTCCTTTTTCAACGAGAGCAACATTATCATCTTCTAA
- a CDS encoding CheR family methyltransferase, protein MNPIPQIPSETSFFRDFQVFEGLRRRIFPELFRRNYQQQQLNIWSAACSRGQEAYSLAMLLYDAFPLMVDRWTIQILASDISDEVLHQARAGVYSNLDVKRRLPKRFRERYFHCRGNHWVICDEIRLMVQFRRIDLCQPLPSLPPMDLILLRNLLIYFEVPQRTQILNRLHPMFKPQGYLVLGASETLTQSIEGFRASLQDEAMFYEFCPLGDAFGGDRTLL, encoded by the coding sequence ATGAATCCGATTCCCCAGATTCCTTCTGAAACCTCCTTTTTTCGAGATTTTCAGGTTTTTGAAGGCCTGCGTCGGCGAATTTTTCCAGAATTATTTCGTCGCAATTACCAACAACAACAGCTCAACATTTGGTCTGCGGCCTGTTCTCGGGGCCAGGAAGCCTACAGCCTGGCTATGTTGCTCTATGATGCGTTCCCGCTGATGGTAGACCGATGGACCATTCAAATTCTAGCCAGCGATATTTCCGATGAGGTGCTGCACCAGGCTCGCGCGGGGGTTTACAGCAACTTAGACGTGAAGCGTCGCCTCCCTAAGCGTTTTCGCGAGCGTTATTTCCACTGTCGGGGAAACCATTGGGTGATCTGCGATGAAATCCGTCTCATGGTACAGTTTCGTCGCATTGATTTGTGTCAACCTTTGCCCTCGCTCCCCCCTATGGATCTCATCTTATTGCGTAATCTTTTGATTTATTTTGAGGTTCCCCAACGAACTCAAATTCTTAACCGGTTACACCCAATGTTTAAACCTCAAGGGTATCTCGTTTTAGGGGCCAGTGAAACCTTAACTCAATCAATTGAGGGATTTCGAGCCAGTCTTCAGGATGAGGCCATGTTTTATGAGTTCTGTCCCTTGGGGGATGCGTTTGGGGGCGATCGCACTCTACTATAA
- a CDS encoding site-2 protease family protein — protein sequence MNGSFRVGSLFGIPFYLNASWFLVLALVTFSYGGALASQFPQLGVVLPWILGLAAALLLFSSVLAHELGHSFVAQSQGIEVKSITLFLFGGLASLGRESKTPGEAFWVAIAGPLVSLGLFGLFTAIVQTVPLSAPMAAILGLLASINLILALFNLIPGLPLDGGNILKSIVWKVTGNPYKGTVFASRVGQVIGWLAIASGVIPVLFNGGFNFWNILIGWFLLQNAGTSAQSAQIQEKLDRLTAADAVTPDSPVVPANLSLREFANNYIIGRRNWRKYLVTDENQQLIGALSVDSMRQVPTSDWNDVQVSELMESVDLQTVESNQSLLDVVTLLESQKLSELPVIGENGIVLGLLEKSSVIRLLQNKNDSQAKPA from the coding sequence ATGAACGGCTCGTTCCGTGTCGGAAGCCTCTTTGGTATTCCCTTCTACCTCAACGCATCCTGGTTTTTGGTTTTGGCATTGGTCACCTTTAGTTATGGGGGTGCCCTCGCGAGCCAATTCCCCCAACTGGGGGTGGTTCTACCCTGGATTTTAGGCTTAGCAGCGGCGCTACTCCTATTTTCCTCGGTTCTGGCCCATGAACTCGGTCATAGCTTCGTGGCCCAAAGCCAAGGTATCGAAGTCAAATCCATCACCCTCTTCCTCTTTGGTGGCTTAGCCAGCTTAGGGCGAGAGTCCAAAACCCCCGGAGAAGCCTTCTGGGTGGCGATCGCCGGACCCCTAGTGAGTTTGGGACTGTTTGGTCTATTCACGGCGATCGTGCAGACAGTTCCCCTCTCGGCCCCCATGGCGGCGATTCTGGGACTGCTGGCCTCGATTAACCTGATTCTGGCCCTGTTCAACCTGATTCCCGGACTTCCCCTCGATGGCGGTAACATCCTGAAATCCATTGTTTGGAAAGTGACCGGTAACCCCTATAAAGGAACCGTCTTTGCCAGCCGCGTCGGACAAGTGATTGGTTGGTTGGCGATCGCCTCCGGTGTCATTCCCGTCCTCTTCAATGGTGGATTCAACTTCTGGAATATTCTGATTGGCTGGTTCCTCCTGCAAAACGCCGGAACTTCCGCCCAATCGGCCCAAATCCAAGAGAAACTTGATCGCCTCACCGCTGCTGACGCCGTCACCCCGGACAGTCCCGTGGTTCCCGCCAACCTCTCCCTACGAGAGTTTGCCAACAACTACATCATTGGTCGTCGCAACTGGCGCAAATACCTCGTCACCGACGAGAACCAACAACTCATCGGCGCCCTATCCGTCGATTCCATGCGTCAAGTTCCCACCTCCGACTGGAATGATGTCCAAGTCTCCGAGTTGATGGAAAGCGTTGACCTGCAAACCGTCGAATCCAATCAATCCTTACTGGACGTTGTCACCCTCCTGGAAAGTCAAAAACTCTCCGAACTTCCGGTGATTGGTGAAAATGGAATCGTCCTGGGACTGCTAGAGAAAAGCTCCGTGATTCGCCTACTCCAGAACAAAAACGATAGTCAAGCGAAACCAGCGTAA
- a CDS encoding DUF2811 domain-containing protein translates to MNTSVSILAEIPEDLHESLKSYLDSHPDWDQDRIFAAALSLFLLQNGDSSTPEASQNYRRAARVYLETLFQTPE, encoded by the coding sequence ATGAACACCAGTGTCAGCATACTTGCAGAAATCCCTGAAGATCTCCATGAATCCCTGAAAAGTTATCTCGATAGTCATCCTGACTGGGATCAGGATCGCATTTTTGCAGCAGCCTTGTCCCTGTTTCTCTTGCAAAATGGCGATAGCAGCACCCCAGAAGCGTCTCAGAACTATCGCCGGGCTGCCCGGGTTTATCTGGAAACCCTGTTTCAAACTCCGGAATAG